A window of the Garra rufa chromosome 10, GarRuf1.0, whole genome shotgun sequence genome harbors these coding sequences:
- the LOC141344999 gene encoding uncharacterized protein — translation MQRDLYTVKIIIAYLNILGFTMKQKIKSIFLFNQFPCNNRSPTFEESVDTLLLSLHSLPGLNKVQLTTDSLTENFAAKILSMCHTCPSLQNLCLQVEYSKRYSELNVCSSLSIARNTDSILSVDVQLACDSMIEISPSFISFTSPCSEIPKLDGRELFETLDILKGLEEGCEEHEELVGDLMSTLVSVPGLQKVRLKISSLTENWVKRTLSLTEICPSLQEIRYDCKESGGLLLDEVEGILQSSQIDSDCRIIITGIKRSKATDGWTEIMMDTSKSSSASNEKVKVTFFRDSLTRLFAIDNIETEDTSDDEPEDPEDVDFVFL, via the exons ATGCAAAGGGATCTCTATACAGTAAAAATAATCATTGCATACCTAAATATTTTGGGTTTCACCATGAAACAgaaaattaaatcaatatttttgttCAATCAATTTCCATGCAACAACAGAAGTCCTACATTTGAGGAGAGTGTGGACACTCTGCTGCTATCTTTGCACTCTCTGCCTGGTCTGAACAAGGTGCAACTGACAACAGACAGTCTGACTGAGAACTTTGCTGCAAAGATCCTCTCCATGTGTCACACATGTCCCAGTCTCCAAAACCTCTG TTTGCAGGTGGAGTACAGTAAGAGATACAGTGAGCTCAATGTGTGTTCCTCTCTCAGCATCGCCAGAAACACAGACTCTAT CTTGTCAGTTGACGTCCAGTTGGCCTGTGATAGCATGATTGAAATATCTCCATCATTCATTTCATTCACATCACCATGTTCAGAGATTCCTAAACTGGATGGACGAGAGCTCTTTGAAACTCTTGACATCCTTAAAGGTTTAGAAGAAGG ATGTGAAGAGCATGAAGAGCTTGTGGGTGATTTGATGTCCACCTTGGTCTCTGTTCCTGGTCTGCAGAAGGTCAGACTCAAGATCAGCAGTCTAACGGAGAACTGGGTGAAGAGGACTTTGTCCTTAACTGAAATCTGTCCCAGTCTTCAGGAGATCAG ATATGACTGCAAAGAAAGTGGAGGCTTGTTGTTGGACGAGGTAGAGGGGATTCTGCAGAGCTCTCAGATTGATTCAGATTGCAGGATAATTATCACAGG GATAAAGCGCAGTAAAGCCACAGATGGGTGGACTGAAATCATGATGGACACATCCAAATCATCATCAGCCTCTAATGAGAAAGTAAAAGTCACCTTTTTTAGGGACTCTCTCACAAGACTATTTGCAATAGATAACATTGAGACAGAAGACACTAGTGACGACGAGCCTGAGGACCCTGAGGATGTAGACTTTGTCTTTCTTTAG